From Methanocella paludicola SANAE, a single genomic window includes:
- a CDS encoding ribonuclease Z: MLKVIFLGTGGSVPSPCRGMPSLMVVREGERMLFDCGEGTQRQMMCCRSGFMDVGSIFLTHFHADHTLGIPGLIQTMGFQGRTEPLHIYGPKFVREYCDILNSLGYLKPAFDVVAHELRHGDVVERNGYKVEAFRTFHSVPGLGYALMEDARLGRFDRQRALELGVPEGPLFGRLHRGEDVEVKGSIIKSSDVVGEPRPGRRIVYTGDTAPSQAFLPVLKGADLWISEATFADEASDKAAETLHSSSGDVARLAATAGVQRLILTHISSRYSEDITPLLEDARKYFPGVVVAEDFMEVDVPLRE; the protein is encoded by the coding sequence ATGCTCAAGGTCATCTTCCTCGGCACGGGCGGGTCCGTCCCGAGCCCCTGCAGAGGCATGCCGTCGCTAATGGTCGTACGAGAGGGCGAGCGCATGCTCTTCGACTGCGGCGAGGGCACCCAGCGCCAGATGATGTGCTGCCGCTCCGGGTTCATGGACGTGGGCTCGATCTTCTTGACGCACTTCCACGCGGACCACACGCTGGGCATCCCCGGGCTCATCCAGACCATGGGCTTCCAGGGGAGGACTGAGCCTCTGCACATTTACGGCCCGAAGTTCGTGCGGGAGTACTGCGATATTTTAAACTCGTTAGGCTATTTGAAGCCGGCATTCGATGTGGTGGCGCACGAGCTCAGGCACGGCGACGTCGTGGAGCGTAACGGGTATAAGGTCGAGGCGTTCCGCACGTTCCACAGCGTCCCCGGCCTGGGCTACGCGCTGATGGAGGACGCCCGGCTTGGCCGGTTCGACAGGCAGAGGGCGCTGGAGCTTGGCGTGCCCGAGGGGCCGCTGTTCGGAAGGCTCCACCGGGGCGAGGACGTCGAGGTCAAAGGCAGTATAATTAAAAGCTCTGACGTTGTCGGCGAGCCCAGGCCCGGAAGGCGGATCGTCTACACGGGCGACACCGCGCCCTCGCAGGCATTCTTACCTGTGCTGAAGGGCGCCGATTTATGGATTTCCGAGGCCACATTCGCCGACGAGGCCTCCGATAAGGCGGCCGAGACGCTCCACTCGTCCTCCGGGGACGTGGCGAGGCTCGCGGCCACGGCGGGCGTGCAGCGCCTGATACTGACCCACATCAGCAGCCGGTACTCCGAGGACATCACCCCACTGTTAGAGGATGCGAGGAAGTACTTCCCGGGCGTCGTCGTGGCCGAGGACTTCATGGAAGTCGACGTGCCTCTCAGGGAGTAA
- a CDS encoding carboxypeptidase-like regulatory domain-containing protein: MRLPAAAVILLFVLASAPAMAQEYGSVTGIVTSANNAAIPGATVTLWAIVDGVPVLAVVPNNPQYTSNFSSSLPGAYVFTGVQPGLYNVTAQWGESWFYAQVNLTGGTATANIVIPEYVDVLAIKEPTPVPTPKTYYTYVPVRVSSPLPQATAARSPGFGTLLALLSLLVAVLLLKRSK, translated from the coding sequence ATGAGATTACCGGCGGCCGCTGTGATCCTGTTATTCGTCTTAGCATCGGCTCCCGCCATGGCCCAGGAGTACGGCTCGGTCACGGGCATCGTGACCTCGGCCAATAATGCCGCCATACCGGGAGCGACCGTCACGCTGTGGGCCATCGTGGACGGGGTGCCTGTCCTGGCCGTCGTTCCGAACAACCCCCAGTATACCTCGAACTTTTCCAGCTCGCTGCCGGGCGCTTACGTGTTCACCGGCGTCCAGCCGGGCCTTTATAACGTGACGGCGCAGTGGGGCGAGAGCTGGTTCTACGCGCAGGTGAACCTCACCGGGGGCACCGCCACCGCCAACATCGTCATCCCCGAGTACGTGGACGTTCTCGCTATCAAGGAGCCCACGCCCGTTCCTACGCCTAAGACGTACTATACCTACGTGCCGGTGCGCGTGTCGTCGCCCCTGCCCCAGGCCACCGCCGCCAGGAGCCCCGGGTTTGGGACGTTACTCGCATTACTATCATTACTAGTGGCTGTATTGCTTCTCAAACGGTCGAAGTAA
- a CDS encoding cation-translocating P-type ATPase, producing the protein MANTTPLSRPRWRIFNILAFGERRAKALEEYLDERDEVGDARVNEQDHKLIASVMPGSDEWEVEDAALSAGFPIAESKAPLDSGEGRLEIILLALTVIATALSFLGTYYNVITGDYALLVGAFIVFICGYPILRNAITAVFAGRFGLELLLGMAILAPLPYSYQAAQPLYYASGIVVLISQAANILNRFIEPRFRGLGFFLPSTAMNDKGEWVETVEATLLKVKPGFHVPLDGTVTEGEGLAVPAGSCIGSRVREGSQVTGGSLMMEGGILVKPKEKGEPRLRRAAAALVAARKPIEVLLSYPKSIERALLLVTIMGISFVVVFMFNYAAAVAILIASAPAAALLARPLSLISCYLAASRQGAGFTSHGSIERMSTADAVAFDGLGSVADKASLVDSAPAAGHSADEVKAAVDAYVGDDPTFMDARDTDGYSLLALSDASRAGQVPEDLLAKARAFESQGKLARYAFKGSTLLGVAAFHLSVEDDMKASVERMNKLGINNVMLLSAEPPAISEAVAKKAGIPIVKSRMEDDERLEFIRKVGADGKNVVAAGRGCEISRFAANAAAVTIKEQALGFEGLEDAICASPSDVAGLISLSKNEVKRASEGMSFGFYFNTFAVIAASTTLADVELVLLMVAASLVAIATNCARMYFTRLK; encoded by the coding sequence ATGGCTAATACTACTCCCCTCTCAAGGCCTCGATGGCGCATATTCAACATCCTGGCGTTTGGCGAGCGCCGGGCGAAGGCGCTCGAAGAGTACCTCGATGAACGGGACGAGGTCGGCGATGCCAGGGTCAACGAGCAGGACCATAAGCTGATCGCGTCCGTCATGCCCGGGTCCGACGAGTGGGAAGTGGAGGATGCCGCTCTCTCGGCGGGCTTTCCCATAGCCGAGTCCAAGGCGCCGCTTGACTCGGGCGAAGGCAGGCTGGAGATCATATTGCTCGCACTGACGGTCATCGCCACCGCCCTGTCGTTCCTCGGCACCTACTATAACGTCATCACCGGCGACTACGCCCTGCTCGTCGGGGCTTTCATCGTTTTCATCTGCGGCTACCCGATACTCAGGAACGCCATCACTGCCGTGTTCGCGGGCAGGTTCGGCCTCGAGCTGCTCCTGGGGATGGCCATCCTGGCGCCCCTGCCGTACTCGTACCAGGCGGCACAGCCCTTATATTATGCGTCAGGCATCGTCGTGCTCATCAGCCAGGCGGCGAACATCCTGAACCGCTTCATCGAGCCCCGGTTCAGGGGCCTGGGCTTCTTCCTTCCGTCGACGGCCATGAACGATAAGGGCGAGTGGGTCGAGACGGTAGAGGCAACACTACTGAAGGTGAAGCCGGGGTTCCATGTTCCCCTGGACGGCACTGTGACGGAGGGCGAAGGCCTGGCCGTGCCCGCGGGGTCATGCATCGGCTCCCGCGTCCGGGAAGGCTCGCAGGTCACCGGCGGCTCCCTCATGATGGAGGGTGGGATACTCGTCAAGCCAAAAGAGAAGGGCGAGCCCAGGCTTCGGAGGGCCGCCGCGGCGCTGGTCGCGGCCCGGAAGCCGATCGAAGTGCTGCTCAGCTACCCGAAGTCTATCGAGCGGGCGCTGCTGCTCGTGACCATCATGGGCATAAGCTTCGTCGTAGTGTTCATGTTCAACTACGCCGCCGCCGTCGCCATCCTGATCGCGTCGGCCCCGGCCGCGGCGCTCCTCGCCAGGCCGCTGTCCCTCATCTCCTGTTACCTCGCCGCGTCCCGCCAGGGCGCCGGCTTCACGAGCCACGGCTCCATCGAGCGCATGAGCACGGCGGATGCCGTCGCGTTCGACGGCCTGGGCTCGGTCGCCGATAAGGCGTCGCTCGTAGATTCGGCTCCGGCTGCGGGGCACTCCGCCGACGAGGTGAAGGCCGCCGTGGACGCCTACGTGGGAGATGACCCCACGTTCATGGACGCCCGGGATACTGACGGCTATTCTCTCCTCGCCCTGAGCGATGCCTCGAGGGCAGGCCAGGTGCCGGAAGACCTTCTCGCGAAGGCGCGTGCCTTCGAGAGCCAGGGAAAGCTGGCCCGTTACGCGTTCAAGGGCTCCACGCTCCTGGGCGTTGCGGCCTTCCACCTGTCCGTGGAGGACGACATGAAGGCCTCGGTTGAGCGGATGAACAAGCTGGGCATCAATAACGTGATGCTCCTGTCCGCAGAGCCGCCGGCCATATCGGAGGCGGTCGCAAAGAAGGCCGGCATACCCATCGTGAAGTCCCGGATGGAGGACGACGAGCGCCTGGAGTTCATCAGGAAAGTGGGCGCCGACGGGAAGAACGTGGTCGCCGCGGGAAGGGGCTGTGAGATCTCCAGGTTCGCCGCCAATGCGGCCGCCGTGACAATAAAAGAGCAGGCGCTGGGCTTCGAGGGCCTGGAGGACGCCATATGCGCCTCGCCCTCGGACGTGGCGGGGCTGATATCCCTCTCTAAGAATGAAGTGAAGCGGGCCAGCGAGGGCATGTCGTTCGGCTTCTACTTTAATACCTTCGCCGTCATCGCCGCCTCCACGACCCTCGCGGACGTCGAGCTCGTGCTGCTCATGGTGGCGGCGAGCCTCGTGGCCATCGCCACGAACTGCGCCCGGATGTACTTCACCAGGCTTAAATAA
- a CDS encoding radical SAM protein: MRTVILDGYVDEPACLGVPPYMAPYSRYVAGALPGDVLYFTIDQLRKDPSIVAAMNKSDLVVAIAGVTVPGKYVGGTPATLPELERYMAGVKAKKILGGPISMFGPGTEGGKMARHMGASAAFDIVATGDVEAVVHGYVTEGLSVDPSVRRRAPDIAEWAVRGARILPQHPDFPYTMLEMETYRGCFRGTCSFCTERFYGRPDFRPVEDIAREAGALYSLGARYFRLGRQPDLLTYMSKGDGEFPPPNIEAIERLYSGIRRAAPDLKVLHLDNMNPGTIARYPEASREALKVVVKYHTSGDVAAFGMESADPHVIKLNDLKALPEEVLEAIRIVNEVGGAMGPSGLPELLPGLNFVHGLLGETKETFRLNYEFLKRLLDEGLLVRRINIRQVMPFEGTCMGEVGDKIARKHKGVFHAYKEKIRKEIDMEMLRRVVPVGTVMPGVRMELHDAGLTFGRQIATYPILVGVPAVLPLKEVYDVKVVGHGFRSITAVPCPLDVNAAPAKILESLPGVGKKRAMAILRWRPYRDGCELEEKMDDPVLARKLSEYFVYR; the protein is encoded by the coding sequence ATGCGAACGGTCATCCTTGACGGCTATGTGGACGAGCCTGCCTGCCTGGGCGTCCCTCCTTATATGGCGCCCTATTCCCGTTATGTAGCGGGCGCCCTGCCGGGCGATGTTCTGTACTTCACGATAGACCAGCTTAGAAAAGACCCGTCGATCGTCGCCGCCATGAACAAGTCGGACCTCGTAGTGGCCATCGCAGGCGTGACCGTCCCTGGCAAGTACGTCGGCGGGACGCCCGCGACGCTTCCCGAGCTTGAGCGGTACATGGCGGGCGTGAAGGCGAAGAAGATACTGGGAGGGCCCATATCCATGTTCGGCCCGGGCACCGAGGGCGGGAAGATGGCCAGGCACATGGGCGCCAGCGCGGCGTTCGACATCGTCGCCACGGGAGATGTCGAGGCGGTCGTCCACGGATACGTGACGGAAGGCCTTTCAGTGGACCCCTCGGTGCGCCGCCGAGCGCCGGACATCGCGGAATGGGCCGTGAGGGGCGCCCGGATCCTGCCCCAGCACCCTGACTTTCCGTACACGATGCTGGAGATGGAGACGTACAGGGGATGCTTCCGGGGGACGTGCTCGTTCTGCACGGAGCGTTTTTATGGCCGGCCCGACTTCCGCCCCGTCGAGGACATCGCCCGGGAGGCCGGCGCTCTTTATTCCCTGGGCGCACGGTATTTCCGCCTGGGCCGCCAGCCGGACCTGCTCACGTACATGTCGAAGGGCGACGGCGAGTTCCCTCCGCCTAACATCGAGGCAATCGAGCGCCTCTACAGCGGCATCCGCAGGGCTGCCCCCGATCTCAAGGTCTTACACCTCGATAACATGAATCCCGGCACGATCGCCCGATATCCCGAAGCGTCGAGGGAGGCCCTCAAGGTGGTGGTCAAGTACCACACGTCGGGGGACGTGGCGGCGTTCGGGATGGAGAGCGCCGACCCGCACGTGATAAAGCTGAACGACCTGAAGGCGCTGCCCGAAGAAGTGCTGGAGGCCATTCGCATCGTGAACGAGGTCGGCGGGGCCATGGGCCCGTCGGGGCTTCCTGAACTATTGCCAGGCCTGAACTTCGTGCACGGCCTCCTGGGGGAGACGAAGGAGACCTTCCGGCTCAACTATGAATTCCTGAAGCGCCTCCTGGACGAGGGCCTTCTCGTGAGGCGCATCAACATCAGGCAGGTCATGCCCTTCGAGGGCACCTGCATGGGCGAAGTGGGAGATAAGATCGCCAGGAAGCACAAGGGCGTGTTCCACGCCTACAAGGAAAAGATCAGGAAGGAGATTGACATGGAGATGCTGCGGCGGGTGGTGCCGGTGGGCACGGTCATGCCGGGCGTCCGGATGGAGTTGCACGACGCCGGCCTCACCTTCGGGAGGCAGATCGCCACGTATCCCATCCTCGTCGGGGTGCCGGCCGTGCTACCGCTAAAAGAGGTATACGACGTAAAGGTAGTGGGCCACGGGTTCCGTTCCATCACGGCTGTCCCGTGCCCGCTGGACGTCAACGCGGCCCCTGCGAAGATCCTGGAAAGCCTCCCCGGGGTGGGGAAGAAGCGCGCCATGGCCATCCTCAGGTGGCGGCCTTACAGGGATGGCTGTGAGCTCGAGGAAAAGATGGACGACCCCGTTCTTGCCCGGAAGCTCTCCGAATATTTCGTCTACCGCTAG
- a CDS encoding cupredoxin domain-containing protein, translated as MKLLCMAILAAVLVFFSCPALAASTAQVQIKDMKFQPSEVTIQSGGTVAWTNEDPMLHDVKFKDSESPNLKKGEQYSKTFDKPGTYDYLCEIHPGMKGKVIVT; from the coding sequence ATGAAGCTCTTATGCATGGCGATCTTAGCCGCGGTGCTCGTCTTCTTCTCGTGCCCGGCCCTGGCGGCTTCTACGGCGCAGGTACAGATCAAGGACATGAAGTTCCAGCCGTCGGAGGTCACGATCCAGAGCGGAGGGACGGTCGCCTGGACCAACGAGGACCCGATGTTACATGACGTCAAGTTCAAGGACTCGGAATCGCCCAACCTTAAGAAGGGAGAGCAATACTCGAAGACTTTTGATAAGCCCGGCACTTACGACTATTTATGCGAGATCCATCCCGGCATGAAAGGGAAAGTGATCGTAACATAG
- a CDS encoding plastocyanin/azurin family copper-binding protein has product MKIDWIHVIILVLAITAISGCSTPGPVVTPTAVPATPTPFPPTPTATSTVVPTPSPTSTTPSSASVTISGFSFQPGEVTIARGGTVTWTNNDGTAHTIKFQDSESPALQNGKTYSKTFNVTGTFDYICGIHTYMNGKVIVV; this is encoded by the coding sequence ATGAAAATCGATTGGATACACGTGATCATATTGGTCCTGGCCATAACAGCCATATCTGGCTGCTCGACGCCAGGCCCGGTAGTAACGCCCACGGCAGTCCCGGCAACGCCTACGCCGTTCCCGCCCACGCCAACGGCGACGTCGACGGTAGTACCGACGCCATCGCCGACCTCCACCACCCCTTCGTCCGCTTCGGTCACGATCTCCGGCTTCTCATTCCAGCCGGGCGAGGTCACCATCGCGAGAGGCGGCACCGTCACCTGGACCAATAACGACGGCACGGCGCACACGATCAAGTTCCAGGACAGCGAGTCCCCGGCGTTGCAGAATGGTAAGACCTACAGTAAAACGTTTAACGTGACGGGCACGTTCGATTACATCTGCGGCATACACACGTACATGAATGGTAAAGTGATCGTCGTATGA
- a CDS encoding YkgJ family cysteine cluster protein: MLSRQEFFSRARRGPYSAEDLYSAYEAYATCPAFPREGEFRCERCGSCCRRSWRVEVSVYDVQRWIAEKRLDIIKRLEYRPRRGPPAGLTPCEARSLEMMCAGILEMEERLAAGLAFVFGASRDGAMVIPKNMNGCVYHDGDGCTIYETRPGVCGLFPDARLFKGLAALLKQR; the protein is encoded by the coding sequence ATGCTCAGCAGGCAGGAATTCTTCTCCCGGGCCCGCCGGGGCCCATACTCCGCGGAGGACCTGTATTCGGCGTACGAAGCCTACGCCACCTGCCCGGCGTTCCCCCGGGAGGGGGAGTTCCGGTGCGAGCGGTGTGGAAGCTGCTGCCGGAGGTCGTGGCGCGTCGAGGTGTCAGTGTACGACGTGCAGCGGTGGATCGCGGAGAAGAGGCTGGACATCATCAAGCGGCTGGAGTACCGGCCGAGACGGGGGCCCCCTGCCGGGCTGACTCCCTGCGAGGCACGGTCGCTGGAGATGATGTGCGCCGGCATCCTGGAGATGGAAGAGCGCCTCGCTGCCGGCCTGGCCTTCGTGTTCGGCGCTTCCAGGGACGGCGCGATGGTCATCCCTAAAAATATGAACGGATGCGTCTATCACGACGGGGATGGCTGTACGATATATGAGACAAGGCCCGGGGTGTGTGGCCTTTTTCCCGACGCCCGGCTATTTAAGGGCCTTGCGGCACTCCTCAAGCAGCGTTAG
- a CDS encoding peroxiredoxin family protein: protein MYNMEYRIEVGEMAPDFRLKSAAGRDVRLYDCKNKKTVLLFFFNHDKPGCLERLKTLAEDYGKFKDAGVAVFPVSILKVDEGKTLVQKLGLPFGILCDDDHSVVRDYKMGQCSDTPGHVCFEVIHDVEFPAMLVIDTSGIIRYKQAVGASGGPDNLTLLEECRKALK, encoded by the coding sequence ATGTACAACATGGAGTACCGGATCGAGGTCGGCGAGATGGCCCCCGACTTCCGATTGAAGAGCGCTGCGGGCCGGGACGTCAGGCTCTACGACTGCAAGAACAAAAAGACGGTCCTGCTATTCTTTTTCAACCATGATAAGCCCGGGTGCCTGGAGCGCCTGAAAACCCTGGCAGAGGACTATGGCAAGTTCAAGGACGCGGGCGTTGCGGTCTTTCCCGTAAGCATATTGAAGGTGGACGAGGGGAAGACGCTCGTACAAAAGCTAGGGCTGCCTTTTGGCATCCTGTGCGACGACGACCACTCCGTGGTCCGGGACTATAAGATGGGGCAGTGCAGCGACACGCCGGGCCACGTCTGCTTCGAGGTCATACACGACGTCGAGTTCCCCGCCATGCTGGTCATCGACACGAGCGGCATCATCCGCTACAAGCAGGCCGTGGGCGCGTCCGGAGGGCCGGATAACCTAACGCTGCTTGAGGAGTGCCGCAAGGCCCTTAAATAG
- a CDS encoding YkgJ family cysteine cluster protein, producing the protein MKSDEIARLRRDLETFKATVPGPVVDKVVAASFQCKRCGKCCMGRFGDNTVTVFPSEIRAIMAAAGLGWFDVARPYESDEVDGKGVIHTFEWALRRKENGDCAFLEGGKCVVYEHRPHICRTYPMRLEAGELELYECDGLGMGVTDDAYGMAVALLERQVSEASESIALLEKFEAGSPHTPSGKTYVVHDSEGSHIVEEREDGSFRFA; encoded by the coding sequence GTGAAGAGCGACGAGATTGCCCGGCTCCGGCGAGACCTGGAGACGTTCAAGGCGACAGTCCCAGGCCCGGTAGTGGATAAGGTCGTAGCGGCGAGCTTCCAGTGCAAGCGTTGTGGGAAGTGCTGCATGGGCCGCTTCGGAGATAACACCGTTACCGTCTTTCCTTCAGAGATACGGGCGATCATGGCGGCCGCCGGCCTGGGATGGTTTGACGTGGCCCGGCCCTACGAGAGCGACGAGGTGGATGGGAAGGGAGTCATTCACACGTTCGAGTGGGCCCTGCGAAGGAAGGAGAACGGCGACTGCGCCTTCCTCGAGGGCGGGAAGTGCGTCGTCTATGAGCACCGGCCCCACATCTGCCGGACCTATCCCATGAGGCTCGAGGCCGGAGAACTGGAGCTTTACGAGTGCGACGGCCTTGGCATGGGCGTTACGGACGATGCGTACGGGATGGCTGTGGCATTGCTGGAACGACAAGTCTCCGAGGCCTCCGAGTCCATTGCGCTTCTGGAAAAGTTCGAGGCCGGCTCCCCGCATACTCCATCGGGAAAAACGTACGTGGTACACGACAGCGAGGGGTCTCATATTGTGGAAGAGCGCGAGGACGGGAGCTTTCGCTTCGCGTGA
- a CDS encoding GMP synthase subunit A, giving the protein MDKQKILVINNYGQTCHLIHRSLRDLGMDAKLVPNTSSAEDILRLEPDGLVFSGGPTMERAGNGANLIKLDLPILGICLGHQLMALAYGGELRTGKYGGFARVDIEVVDEDDILKGIGPATKVWASHQDEVSKLPPDFKLLARSGICDIEAMCHVKKPLYGVQWHPEVSHTEKGIDLLKNFLEVCSRQ; this is encoded by the coding sequence ATGGACAAGCAGAAGATCCTCGTCATCAACAATTACGGGCAGACCTGCCACCTTATCCATAGGTCTTTAAGGGACCTGGGCATGGACGCGAAGCTCGTACCCAACACGTCGTCGGCGGAGGACATCCTGCGCCTGGAGCCCGACGGCCTTGTGTTCAGCGGCGGGCCGACCATGGAGAGGGCGGGGAACGGCGCTAACCTCATCAAGCTAGACCTGCCCATACTCGGCATCTGCCTGGGCCACCAGCTCATGGCGCTGGCCTACGGCGGCGAGCTCCGTACCGGCAAGTACGGGGGGTTCGCGCGAGTTGACATCGAGGTCGTGGACGAGGACGATATTCTGAAGGGCATCGGGCCGGCCACGAAGGTCTGGGCGTCCCACCAGGACGAGGTCTCGAAGCTGCCCCCTGACTTCAAGCTTTTAGCCCGCTCAGGCATCTGCGACATCGAGGCCATGTGCCACGTCAAGAAGCCCCTTTACGGCGTGCAGTGGCACCCCGAGGTGTCCCACACGGAGAAGGGCATCGACCTGCTCAAGAACTTTTTAGAGGTGTGCTCCCGCCAGTGA
- a CDS encoding replication factor A (Replication protein A protects and stabilize the intermediate ssDNA that is generated by the unwinding action of a DNA helicase at the replication fork. In addition, SSBs prevent the formation of secondary structures by single-stranded template DNA.) translates to MVKELAKEMRKKFSELGADVPQKEIESKLDLLVNQYRVPEEEARRTVFNQYVRDLKLQRGPQGSESPLTKIKDITSDGRWISLKAKVIQLWENEKASISQIGLLGDDTGTIKFVCFAKSDLPLVEEGKSYIFKNLVTDSWQGRFSVKMNKTTTVVPTEDVEVANNDTTVTGAVVDVQSGSGLVKRCPECNRILVKGACVDHGKQDGEYDLRVKAVIDDGRAAQDIILNQEMTYKVTGIDVKVAKKMAMDAVDPAVVYDEIKRILLGKYFTVKGPVLGSRYLLVKDMQPARVQLDLNAIVKKVEGI, encoded by the coding sequence ATGGTAAAGGAACTAGCCAAGGAAATGAGAAAAAAATTCTCCGAGCTGGGCGCCGACGTGCCCCAGAAGGAGATAGAGTCGAAGCTCGACCTCCTCGTGAACCAGTACAGGGTGCCCGAGGAAGAGGCGAGAAGGACCGTTTTTAACCAGTACGTCAGGGACCTGAAGCTCCAGCGCGGGCCCCAGGGCAGCGAGTCGCCGCTCACGAAGATCAAGGACATTACCAGCGACGGCAGGTGGATCTCCCTTAAGGCGAAGGTCATTCAGCTATGGGAGAACGAGAAGGCGTCGATCTCCCAGATAGGGCTGCTCGGCGACGACACCGGGACCATCAAGTTCGTCTGCTTCGCCAAATCTGACCTTCCGCTCGTGGAGGAAGGCAAGAGCTACATTTTCAAGAACCTGGTCACCGACTCCTGGCAGGGACGGTTCTCGGTCAAGATGAACAAGACCACGACGGTCGTGCCCACGGAGGACGTCGAGGTCGCCAATAACGATACTACGGTCACCGGCGCGGTGGTGGACGTGCAGTCCGGCAGCGGCCTGGTGAAGCGGTGCCCGGAGTGCAACCGCATCCTGGTCAAGGGCGCCTGCGTCGACCACGGCAAGCAGGACGGCGAGTACGACCTCCGCGTGAAGGCGGTCATCGACGACGGCAGGGCCGCGCAGGACATCATCCTGAACCAGGAGATGACCTACAAGGTCACGGGCATAGACGTGAAGGTGGCCAAGAAGATGGCCATGGACGCCGTGGACCCCGCGGTCGTTTACGACGAGATCAAGCGCATCCTGCTCGGGAAGTACTTCACCGTGAAGGGCCCCGTGCTGGGGAGCCGCTACCTGCTCGTCAAGGACATGCAGCCGGCCAGAGTGCAGCTCGACCTGAACGCGATCGTCAAGAAAGTGGAGGGGATATAA
- a CDS encoding RPA family protein, which produces MPMAREVAKRVFAKEFNASTLSFKESEDQFAPAYVMTPTGAKCNRVFIVGTLTEKENYGDEQDSWRARVTDPTGAFTVYASQFSPDAAQALSDIDAPSFVAVIGKPRVYKTQDGEVIVSVRPEAVLPVDAETRDQWVLDAINATADRLIALKAGTDPDAKKAEEYYHPDINEYKEMLLTAAKSLKQMEVSVVSAK; this is translated from the coding sequence ATGCCCATGGCAAGAGAGGTCGCGAAGAGGGTCTTCGCGAAGGAGTTCAACGCGTCCACACTTTCCTTCAAGGAGAGCGAGGACCAGTTCGCCCCCGCCTACGTGATGACGCCGACCGGCGCGAAGTGTAACCGCGTGTTCATCGTGGGCACGCTCACGGAGAAGGAGAACTACGGGGACGAGCAAGACTCGTGGAGGGCCAGGGTCACGGACCCGACGGGCGCTTTCACGGTCTACGCGAGCCAGTTCAGCCCCGACGCCGCCCAGGCGCTCTCCGACATCGACGCGCCGTCGTTCGTCGCGGTCATCGGCAAGCCCCGCGTCTATAAGACCCAGGACGGCGAAGTCATCGTGTCCGTGAGGCCTGAAGCGGTATTGCCCGTGGATGCCGAGACCCGGGACCAGTGGGTGCTTGACGCCATCAACGCGACGGCGGACAGGCTCATCGCCCTCAAGGCCGGCACCGACCCGGACGCGAAGAAGGCGGAGGAGTACTACCACCCCGACATTAACGAGTATAAGGAGATGCTGCTTACCGCTGCCAAATCCTTGAAGCAGATGGAAGTCAGTGTCGTGAGCGCCAAGTAA